The Oceanicaulis alexandrii DSM 11625 DNA segment ACGTTCAGCGGGCCGCCCTGACCGTGAAAGGGCGCGCCATGGTTTTCGTTGTTTTCGACAGACTTGAAGGCCTCCAGCGCCGCATCGCCATTCCAGCCTTCGGCGCCGTACGTGCTTTCCCAATCGTCGTAATTCTCTAGCGCGCCGCGCATGTAATGCATGGCGTTGATCGAAGAGGAGCCGCCCAGCGCCTTGCCGCGCGGCCAGTAGAGCTTGCGGTCGCCGAGATTTTTCTGCGGTTCGGTCCAGTAATCCCAGTTGATCGCCGGGTTGGTGATGGCGAACTGCAGCAGCATGGGCGTCTTGATGACGGCCTTGTTGTCGGATCCGCCAGCTTCCAGAACGCAGACGGTCACGTCGCGATCCTGGCTGAGTCGGTCGGCGAGCACGCATCCCGCCGAGCCGGCCCCGACGATCACATAATCAAACTCCATGTCGTCTGCGCGGCTCATTGCGGCTCTCCGTCCTGAGACTGAACCTCGCCTTCCATCGGAGGCGTCATGGGGGCTGTGGACGAAGCAGGCGTCAGCGGCGCGACGGTCTCGGCGATGGCGCGAAAGACGGCTGTCATTTCTACGTTCCGCTCGCCCCAGTCCGCATCGCCGGCATTCTGGGCGATCACCAGATCACGGTTGCGATCCATCCAGATATACTGGCCGAACACCCCGGCGGCGTAGAATTCACGGTCATAGTTTTCCGGGATCCAGAAGTGCAGTCCATAGCCGCGATGGGCGTAGCGGCTGGCGCCGGGCTCATGCGACGGCGTGGGCGGCGTGGACACCAGATCCACCCAGCCTTCCGGCAACAGGCGTTCGCCGTTCCAGACGCCGTCCTGCAGGTAGAGCTGGCCGAGGCGCGCATAATCCTCGCTGCTGGCCTGCAGGCAGCAATACCCGATGGCGACCCCTTCAGGGCCCGGCTTGTGCTGCAGCCAGGTCGCCGGATCGCTCATGCCGAGTGGTTCCCACAGCTCCCGCTGCATGATTTCGGCGAGGCGGCCCTCATAGACGCCACGCACGACCGCCGACAGCACATGGGAGTTGGGGCTGATATAATGAAAATCCTCGCCCGGCTCACGATCGCGCTCGATCAGAGCAATCATGTCGTCGGGATTGCGGCGCATGATGAAGGCGTTGAAAAAGAGCGGCCGCACATCGGAGGGGGCGTCGGCGCTATATTCCTCGTTAAACGCCATGCCCGACGACATCATCAGGAGATGGCGCAGGCTGGTCGCGCCATAATCAGTCCCGGCAAATTGCGGCGCATACCGGTCCACCCGGTCGTCCAGGCTCTCGATCAGGCCTTCATGCAGCGCCTTGCCGATCAAGGTGGCGACAAAGGACTTGCCCACAGACCAGGATGTGAAACGTGACTGGGCGTCCGCCTCATACGCATAGGTCTGGGCGATCACCTCGCCGTCAGACAGCACGGTCAAACCAGTGACTTTGGCTTCGGCGAGGTATTCGGCGAGCGTTTTGGTTTCGCCTTGCCATTCATAAGTGATGTCGAGCGATTGAACGTCGCGAGGGAAAGGCGAGGGCGCGACGGCGTCGATCCCGGTGCTCGGCAGGAATTCGTCCATGCGCTGATAGGTCAGCGGATACTGGTCCGGGTCGTCCAGCGACCGGATCTTGGCCGGCGCATAATCGGACCAGGGTCTGTAATACCAGCCTGCGCCCACGAGCCCGAGCAAAACCAACGCGCCCACTACGGCTGTCAGGAAACGCTTCATTTAATCTCTCCCCGAACATGTTCGCCCGGTCTCGCCGCAATCTGCGGGGCGGGCAAATCAGTTAGCCTTGAGTGAACACCTTTCAGAGAGTGAGCGCCAGTCAAAACCGGCTGTCCATGTCTGCGCGGGCGCGCGGTCACTCCGCCGGTGTCAGCCGCAAAACCTGACCGTCCGGGGATTCCGCCAGCAGCCAGATTGCGCCATCCGGACCATTGAGCACCTGTCGGATTCTTTGCCCGCGCTCGGCGAGCAGGCGCTCTTCGCCAACCACGACGCCGTCTTCCAGATCCAGCCTGTGCAGCGCCTGGCCCGCCAGCGCTGACACCAGCAGATCGCCACGCCAGTCGGCGAAGAGGTCGCCGTCATAAAGCGCCATCCCGCTGGGTGCGATTGAGGGCGTCCACACCCATTCCGGCGCGTCAAAGCCTTCATGGTCGAAGAAAGGCGAGATGCGCGCGCCATTGTAATCCAGGCCCATGGTGGCGATCGGCCAACCGGCGTTGGCGCCGGCGTTCAGCGCGTTCAGCTCGTCCCCGCCTTGCGGACCGTGCTCATGGGTCCAGATCGTACCCGTTGCGGCGTCCAGCGCGATGCCTTGCATATTGCGATGGCCATAGCTGTAGACATAGGCCGCGGCCCCGCCTTCATCGGCGAAGGGATTGTCGGTCGGCGCCGAACCGTCCGTGTTCAGCCGCAGCACGGCGCCCAGATGATTGCTGCGCACCTGGGCCTCTTCGCGGTAGGCGAAGCCTTCTCCGGCGGTCATTAAAAGCGTGCCGTCCGGCAAAAAAGCCAACCGTGCGCCATAATGAGCGCTTGTGCTGCGCAAGGGGTCGGCGCGGAAAATCGTTTCGCCATCCACCAGACGGTCCGCTTCGAGCCGGGCGCGATAGAGCGCGGGCGTATTGGCGTCCGCCGTTCCGGAGGCATAGCTGAGATAAACGACGCCCGAAGTTTCAAAGTCCGGGCTCAGCGCCAGGTCGAACAGTCCGGCCTGCCCTTCGGCGAAGACGTCATCCGGGCCGCCCGGCACATCGCTCAGCACGCCATCGCGGAGGTGTTTAACGCCGCCATTGCGTTCGCTGATCAACGCGGACCCATCGGGCAGGAAGGCCATGTCCCAGGGGGTGAGCAGGCCGTCCGCGATCAGTTCGACCTGATAGCTTGCAGGGTCGAGATCATCCGCAGGCGGCGCCGCTTCAGGCGCTTGGGAACAGGCGCTGACGGCGCCGAGAACAAGCGCGAGCCCGGTCGGGGCGATGACGGATTGGATCAGCCGAATCATGATGGTTCCCTCACGCGTGTGTTTGCGGCACTCTCGCTTTAATCGCGAGTTCAAAGCACTATGAGCGCTATGACCGGTGCGCGCAAAGGGGGAATGGGCCATGACGATATTGCGGGTTTTCGGCGCCTATCTGGCGACAGTGCTGGTTCTGGTGGCCTTGGCCGTCATAGCGCAAAGCCTGTTCGTACTGGCGGGGTTGATGGCGGTCGGCGCGGAAATCGGCGCAGCGGATGCACTCTCCATGGTCGTTGATGACCTGACCGGATTGGGGCCGCTCTATGCGATCTTCATTGCGCTCGGGTTGGCGATCGCCCTGCCGGTCGCCGCGCTGGCCGGGCGCGTGCTGCCCGTGCCGCGCGGATGGGTGTTCAGCGCGGCTGGGCTGGTGTGCATGCTGGTGATGCTGACCTTGATGAAAGAGGTGTTTTTCGGGGTGCAGGTTATTGCGGGCGCGCGCAGCATGGCGGGGCTGCTCACCCAGGCGGTCATGGGCGGCCTAGCGGGGGTGGTCTTCGTCCTTCTGACCGCGCCGCCGCGGTCCAGACACACAGCATAAAAGACTGATTCCTAAGCCGAACGATGGCGGCACGGTCTCAAGGCGCATGATGCGGCGATGAATGCCTGTCATGCCTGATAGCATGATCTATTGTGCGCAGCATAAAATCATTATCTCAAAAAACATAAGCTATCTCAGGTATATAAGGATAATGCTGCACTGCACGCTATGGCTGCGCCTGTGCTGTTTGCGCAACGCTTGGCTGGTCTTGAGAAGAAGTTTGCATGACAAAATGATCAAAGCCTGCATAAGCTAAGCGTAAGTGCGGACAGCGATCCTACACAGAATATCGCGACGCCAGACCTATCAGGGGAGGAGACCTGTATGAACCGTTTGACCAAAGCAGCCGTTCTCGGGGCGACGGCGCTCGCTGCGGGCGTTGTCGCTGCGCCAGCGCTGGCGCAGCAGCCGGACGTGATCACCGTCACCGCGCAAAAACGCGAACAGACCTTGCAGGAAACGCCGGTATCTGTGGCAGTTGTCACCGATACCGCGATCCAGCAATCGCAAATCCGCGACGCTGCGGATCTGCAAACCCTCGTCCCGTCTCTGCGCGTGGCCGAGTTCGCCTCCTCCACCAATACCGAATTCAGTCTGCGCGGCATCGGTACGTCGAGCTTCAACCCAGGGCTTGAGCCCTCTGTGGGCGTGTTTGTGGACGGCGTGTACCGCCCGCGTGCAGGCGCAGCGATCAACGATCTGTTGTCCATCGAGCGCGTTGAAGTCATCCGCGGTCCGCAATCGACGCTGTTCGGCCGCAACACGCCGGCGGGCGTGGTGAGCTTCATCACCAAGGAGCCCGAGTTCGAACTGGGCGGTGACGCAGAAGTCACCTTTGGCGAGTTCGGCCAGTTCGTGGCCAAGGCCACGGTCACCGGCCCCATTGTTGAAGACGTGCTGGCTTTCCGTCTGGACGCCACCACCCACACCAATACCGGCTACCTGGACAATGTTTCGCCAGTGGCGCAGCGCCAGGAGCTCAACAACCGCGATCGCCAGTCCTATCGCGGTCAGCTGATGTGGTATCCGACTGACGCGACCGAAGTGCGTATCATCGCCGATATGGGCGTCATTGATGAAAATTGCTGCGCGGCGCCGTTCGGATATTACGACCCGATCGACCAGGCCGCGATCATCGCGCTGGGCGGCACGGCGCTGCCCGCCGATCCCTTTGATGGTCAGATGGCGGTCGACGGCAATGTGAACACTCAACTCGATACGGCCGGCCTGTCCGCCCAGATCGATCATGAGTTTGACGGGTTCACCTTCACCTCGATCACCGCGTATCGCACCTATGACGAATCCCAGAACATCGATGCGGACTTCTCCGATATCGATCTGTTGGGCGCTCGCAATATCGATAACGAATACAACAGCTTCACCCAGGAATTGCGCTTCACCTCAAATGGCGGCCAATTCATCGACTGGATGTTTGGCGGGTTCTATTACAAGAACGAACTCGAGTTCAATCAGCGTCTCGTCTATGGCGCGGACACCAAGGCGTTCTTCGACCTGGCGTCTGCCGCGCAAGTGGCCGATCTGGCTGCAGCCTTTGGTCTGCCGGCCGGCACGGGCGGCGTCACGCTGACCGAGTTCCTGGTGGGTGCGAACAACCAGCTAGGCGTCAACAATGTTCCCTTGCTGCCTGCCGGCGGTTATCTGCAGGAAGGCGATGCGCTCGAGCAGGAGAACTACCAGTACGACACCACGTCCTGGTCCGCCTTCGGTCAGTTTGACATCAACTTCACGGATCGTCTGACCCTGACGATTGGCGGCCGCTACACCGAAGAAGACAAGGAGATGGAGACCCGGATCAATATCAATGATCCGATCTCGGCTCTGAGCTTCACCTCTCTGGGCGCCAATTTGCGCCTGCCTGAGGCGTCGCTTTGCCCGTCCTTCCCGGACGGCAATTCGTGCCCGTTCCTGCTGACCACGGTTCTGGCGCAGCAAGCCGCAGGCGATCCGACCCTTGCGGCGCAGCTGGAAGGCGCGCTTCAGGCCTCCGGCATTCCTGGCGCGACGCTCGCCAATCCGTTCGTGGTATATGATCCGACCGTGGCGGCTTTTCTGGCCAACACGCCGTTCAACCTGCTCAACGGCTTCGCTGCGTTCCAGAATTTTGGACCCGTGGACGCCAGCCAGTATCCGACGTCTCGTTCGGACGACAATTTCTCCTACAACGCCATCCTCAGCTATGATGTGACCGATACGTTCAACATCTATGCGAGCTATTCCACCGGCTTCAAACCGGGCGGGTTCAACCTGTCCTATGAAGCGGCGGAAACCGGCATTTTCGAGTTCGAGGATGAAACCGCCTCGTCCTGGGAGTTGGGCGCGAAAGGTTCGCTTCTGGACGGCTCGCTCGTCTATGCGGTCACCTACTTCAACCAGGAAATCGAAGACTTCCAGTCCGAGGCCTTTGTGGGCACGGGCTTCGCGCTCGACAACGCCGGCTCCATCGAAGTCAGCGGCATCGAGTTCGATTTCAGCTATGCGCCGACCGACCGGTTGTTCTTCACTCTGGGCGGCACCTATCTGCTGGATGACAAGTTCGGCGAATATCCCTTCGCCCCTTGCCCGGACAGCTCGCCGCTGTTCGGCCCGGTCTGGGATCCGGCCGATCCGACCTTCGCCAATTGTAACGCCCCGCGGGTCAATGATCAGGGTCAGTCCGGCACGTTCAATGACCTGTCTGGCGTCGAGCGCGGCAATCCTGAGCTGGTGGCGTCCTTCACGGGCACCTACACCCACCCGGTCAATGATCGCCTGGACCTGATCCTGCGCGGTGAAGCCCAGCACACGTCGGACTTCAATCTGGTGGCGAGCCTGGATCCGCGGGCGATCGCCAATCAGGACGCCTTCACCCTGTACAATGCGTCTGTGACGCTGTCGGCGGCGGATGAAAGCTGGGCGCTGCAGTTCTGGGGCCGTAACCTCACCGAGGAAGACTACGCCAAGGGCGGCTTCCCGTCGGTGGGCTATCTGGGATCGAGCTTCAACATCTATCCCGGCGACCCGCGCACCTATGGCGTGACCCTGCGCGCCCGCTTCTAGGCGATGCGCACTGAGTAATGGATCAACGGCGCTGGAGTTTTCCGGCGCCGTTTTTCTTTGTGAGGCCCCCTTGCTTTACCCCTTGCTTTTTTGAGGTGAACAGCGTTCAATTTTTGGCATGAATGAAAGCATGACAGATGTTCTCGCCTTAATCGGGGCGGCGTTTGGCATCGGCCTGATCATTTTGCTGAACATGGCCCTTGGCTGGACACGCTTGCGTCTGAACACCGAAGGTGAGGCGCAACGCTTTCTCAAGCGCGACGTGATGGGTTTCCAGGTCGGGGGCCAACAGGTTTTGACCCCTGACCGGTGCGGTTATCTGTGTCTTGAGGCCGATGGCGGGCGCGTGGGCCTGGTTCTGGCGCGCGGCGATAATGCTGTCGTGCGCGCGCTACGCCCTGGGGAGGTGCGCTCGGTCCAGGTGAGTGGGACGACCCTGACGCTGACGCTTTATGATTACACCTTGCCGCGTGCGGTGCTGGAGCTTGGCCGGGACGGTCAGGCGACAGACTGGGCGGACCGTCTGCAAGACTTTGTGCGTGCGCCAGGCGGCGCACCCGGAAATGAGGCGCGTTATGCCAAATCTGCCTGATCCGATCTTATGGGCCATCCCCGGCTTCATCCTGTTGGTCATCGCCGAGATGATTTACGGGCGGATGACAGGCAGGACCCGGTTTGAGCCCCGCGACACGGCCGGCAGTCTGATTATGGGGCTGGGCAATACGGTGTCGGGCGTGCTTCTGGGCGGGATCGTTGTGGCCTGGTTCGTCTTCGTCGAACAGTTTGCGATCCTGGACATTGGCTGGGCCTGGTACTGGTTCGTCATCGCCTTCGTGCTGGATGATTTCGTCTATTACTGGAGCCATCGCTGGGCGCATACCGTGCGCTGGTGGTGGGCGGACCATGTGGTTCATCATTCCAGCCAGCACTACAATCTATCGACCGCTTTGCGGCAGCCTTGGCTGAATCCGCTGACCCTGAAATTTATCTTTCTGGGCAGCTGGCTGGTCTTGATCGGTTTCCCGCCGGCCATGATCGCCTTCGTGGCGGCGTTCAACCTGATCTATCAATTCTGGATCCACACCGAGGCGATCAAACGCTTGCCCGGGCCTGTGGAATGGCTGATGAACACGCCCAGCCATCACCGGGTCCACCATGCCACCAATCCGCGCTATCTGGACCGCAATTACGGGGGGGTCTTCATCATCTGGGATCGGATGTTCGGCACGTTCGAGCCTGAAACCGACGAAGAAGAGATCCGCTATGGCATCGTTCGCAATCTGGGCACCCATAACCCGCTGACGATCTGTCTGCATGAATGGTGGGGCATCATCAAGGATGTCCGCACGGCGCGCTCGCCACGCGAAGTGCTGGGCTATTGGCTTGGACCGCCGGGATGGTCGCCGGATGGCAGCCGGGACACCTCCGCCATGCTGAAGGCCCGCTGGCTGGAAGAACAAGGGGGCGACGTTTCATCGCGGTCTGACAAGCATCCGCCTGTCGCCGCCGAATAGGCGTGCAGTGCAGCAAGCAAGAAGAGTGATATTGATCAACGCACAGCGTGGATCGCCTTGGAATTCTATGCTGCTATGCGGCGAAATTAATTCCCTTTTTTATTGAAAATGCCCGGTCTTGTGCTGGACACAGAGCGGCCTCTTGATCCAAAGTCGAGAAGTGAACGCCGTTCATTGCTTGCCGAAGACAAGCAGACGGCGTGGAGCTGGCGCGTCCGGCTCATCGCAGATTCGCGGACGCGCAGGCTCCTCTCGCAACAGGCAGGAGGACCTGATGACGGCTTTGCGTGACCTTTATCCCATGCCCGGGATCGACCCGCACTGGCATGTGCCGAACGAATTTGAGTCCGTGTTCGACTGGCGCTTCGACGAAGGCCGCACCACGCTCATGCACCTGTATCAAAAGGGCAAGGACATGCAGTGGGATGCGGTGGACCGCATCGATTGGGAGCTGGATCTGGACCCTGAAAACCCGATGGAGATGCCCGACGAGGCGGTCTCCATCTATGGCTCGGATGTCTGGAACAAGATGAACAAGGCCGAGCGCATTGATTTGCGCCGCCACACTCAAGCCTGGAATATTTCGCAGTTTCTTCAAGGTGAGCAGGGGGCGCTTCTCGCTGCTTCCAAGATCGTACAGGCGGTGCCCGATCTCGACGCCAAGTTCTACGCCGCCACCCAGGTGATGGACGAGGCGCGCCATGTGGAGGCGTATCGCAAGCTGCTGGGCAAGTTCGGCGTCGCCTATCCCATGACCGATCCCTTGCAAAGGCTGGTCAATGACGCGCTGTCAGATTCGCGCTGGGATGTGACCTATCTCGCCATGCAGGTGGTGATTGAAGGGTTGGCGCTCGCCGCTTTCGGCACCATCCGCGACCTGGCGCAGAACCCGCTGGCGCGCATGGTCAACGCCTATGTGATGGAGGATGAGGCGCGGCATGTGGCCTTCGGCCGGTTATCGCTGCGCGATTACTATCCTCAGCTGACCCAGAAGGAACGCGATGAGCGCGAGGAGTTTCTGGTTGAAGCCTGTTATCTGATGCGGGATCGCATGACACAGTCCAAGGAAATCTATGAGGTCCTGGGTCTGCCCGAAAAAGAGTGCCAGGAATTCACCGAGAACTCCGAAATCGTCAAACTCTACCGCACCATGTTGTTCCAGCGCATCGTGCCGATCGTCAAGGATATCGGCCTGTGGGGGCCGAAGATTCAGCGCGCGTATGAAGATATGGGCGTGCTGCACTTCGCAGAACTCGACCCGCAGGCGCTTCAGGATGAAGACGAGCGCATCGCCCGTGAAATCGACGGAGACCGCACCGGCCAGGTGGACGCCGCCAAGGCCCGCCGGGATTATATTCACGCCGTGGCGGCCGAGGGCGCGGCCGGGGCTGCGGAGTAACCTCACAGCTCAGCTCTGAGCTTGCCTCACTCGTCGCCTTGGCATTTCCGCTGGGGCGGCGTTTTTTTTGACGCTTGCTTGCTGGAGTGAGACCTTAACGCCTGTTAAGACTTGCCCGTCTGAGGGGGCGTACCAATCATGGTCTGGCGAAATTGGATTGCGGGTCTCACGCTGCTGATCTGGCTGTGCGCCAGCCAGGCGCAAGCGACGGGCCGCAACTGGACGGCGCGCTGGACCGATGCGGAAGTGGATGCGCTGGGCTATGCATTGGCTGAAGCGTGGACGCATGGACTCGATCCGTCCGCCTATCCGCATCCAGACGCCTTGCGTGCCTTACCCTATGGCGAAAGCCGTGATGAACGCGCCCGCGCCGTCTGGTTCGCCCTTGCTGAAGATCTGGCCTTTGGCGTGGTTGATCCGCGCGCGCTCGATCCTGACTGGACCGCGCCCATCGAAGATGTGGACTTGCTCACGGTTTACGCCGAGGCGCGCGAAGGGGCGGGGATATATGAAAGCCTTGAAGCGCTGGCGCCGTCTCATCCCGACTATCAGGCCTTGCGGGCTGAACTGGTGCGCCGCATGGCCTTGCAGGACGCGCCAATACGCGTGCCCCCTGGCGAGGGAGCGCTAAGCCTGGGAGATGCGGGGCCGCGGGTTGACGCCTTGCGCGCCCGCTTGCGGCAACTGGGCTTGTTGTCGGGCGAGACCGCACCGGGCGCGCCGTTTGACGCACGGCTTGAAAGCGCGGTGATCCGGTTCCAGACCCGTCACAATCTGGCGGCGGATGGCGAGGCGGGGGCGTCCACCCTGTCGGAGCTGAACGCTGGAGATGCCCGCCGCATCAACCAGATCCGGGTCAATCTGGAGCGTTGGCGCTGGCTGCCCTCTGAGTTGGGCGCGCGGCATATCAGAGTGAACATCGCCGATTATGGTCTGGAGGCGTGGGAAAATGGCGAGGTCGTGCGCACCCATGAGGTGATGATCGGACGACGCTATTCACGTACGCCGATATTCTCTGAAGACATGTCCATCATCGAGATCAATCCCTATTGGCTGACGCCGACCAGCCTGGGCTCGCGTTGGCTGCGCAGTTTCCGCACCAATCCCGCCTATGCTCTGTCTCAGGGGTATCGCCTAGTGGATCTCGATACCGGCGCGCGGACAAACCCCTATGAGGCGGACTGGGCGAACCGGCGCTACCGGGTCATTCAGGTGCCCGGGCCGAACAACGCCATGGGCCGAGTCAAATTCCTCTTCCCGAACGTGCATAATGTGTACATCCACGACACGCCGCATCGCGAATTGTTCGCCAACGCCCAGCGTGACGATTCCTCAGGCTGCGTGCGGGTTCAGAACCCCGAAGACCTTGCGATCTGGATTCTGGCGGGCGAGGGCTGGAGCGCACAAGAGGTGGTCCGGGCCTTTGACTCCGGCCAGACGCGGCGCATCCGGCTTCGCTATGTTGTTCCGGTTCATATCCTTTATTTTACGGCTGTGTCTGATGAGCTGGGGCGGATCCGCTTTATTCATGACGTGTACGACCGTGATGCGGCCCTGGTTGCAGCCTTGTCGGACCCACCGCTGTATATCCCGCCCGAGCAGCGGCAGGCCGAGGCTGACGAGGAAGTCGAGGGCGAGCCGGAGAGTGAGCTGGAGGCTGAGCCGGGGACCGAGCCGGAATATGAGCCCGAGCCGGGGGCCGTCCCTTCGCCCTGACAGGCGGAGCCGTTCAGGGGCGGCCTGTCTACACACGGTATTTGCCAAGTTCGTCGTCTCTGACTACACCGCAGACTTTGTTTGTTCAGACAAAGGTCCGCAGCCATGCGCCATTTCCTGTCGACGGAAGACTGGTCCCGGAATGAATTGCAATCGATCCTTGATCGTGCGCGAGAGCTCCGATCCAGCCCGATGGGCGATGCGCTGAAGGGCAAGTCGGTCGCCCTGATGTTCTTCAATCCCTCGCTGCGCACCCGCTCGAGCTTTGACATCGGCGTGCATCAGCTGGGCGGTCACGCCATCATTCTCGATGCGCAGGGCCAGACCTGGCCAGTGGAGTTTGAAGAGGGCGCTATCATGGATGGCGGTCCTGAAGAGCATATCAAGGAAGCCGCGCGCGTTCTGTCGCGCTATGCCGACCTGATAGCCATTCGTTGTTTCCCGAAGTTCCAGGACTGGGAAGCCGAGCGTGAAGATCCGCTGATCACGGCCTACGCCAAGCATGCGACGGTGCCTGTGATCAATATGGAGACCATTGTCCATCCGTGTCAGGAGCTGGCGATGATGCTGGCGCTGCAGGACCGTCATGGCGATGTGTCGGGCAAGGATTTCCTTCTGACCTGGGTGCCGCATCCCAAGCCGCTCAACACCGCGGTCGCCAACTCCGCGATCCTGATGGCGTCCAAGATGGGCATGAATGTGCGGATGCTGATCCCCGATGACGTGTATCAGCTTGATGAGCGCTACATGGACGCCGCCGAGCGCTTCTGCGGTGAGAATGACGCGCGTTTCTCCGTCACCACTGACGTTGAAGAAGCCTATGCTGGTGCGCATGCGGTCTACGCCAAAAGTTGGGGTGCGCTGCCGTTCTACGGCGCCTGGGAGGGGGAAGCCCCCTACCGCGCCAAAGGGGCGGGCTTCATGATCGACGACGCCAAGATGGCGTTGACCGATAATGCGACCGTCAGCCACTGCCTGCCCATGCGCCGCAATGTGAAAATTGCGGATTCCGTGGTCGACAGTCCGGCCTTCCTCGGCATCGAGGAAGCGGAGAACCGCCTGCATGTTCAAAAGGCGATGATGGAGCGCCTGGTTCAGGATTCTGATGGATGACTGAGGTGAAATCGTTTCCCGAACGGGGCGGCGCCAATGCGCCGGTCCGGTCGGCCATCGTGCAGCTGTTGTCCAATATGCGCGACGGCAAGGAAATCCGCGAATATCTCAACCGCTTTTCCGAGCTGGACCAGGAACGCTTTGCGGTCGTCAAGGTCGGCGGCGCGATCATCGAGGAAGACCTTGATGCGCTCGCCGCCGCGCTCGCTTTCCTGCAATCGGTGGGGCTTGCGCCCATTGTCGTGCATGGCGGCGGCCCGCAACTGAACGCCACGCTGGAGGCGGCGGGCTTCCCTGAAGAACGCAAGGACGGCCTGCGCATCACCCCGCCTGAAGCCATTGGCGTGGTGCGTGACACGCTGACTGCGGTGAATGTGAAACTGGTGCAAGCCGTGCGCGATTGCGGCGGCCGGGCGGCGGCGGTGCCCTCCGGAGTTTTTGAGGCCGAGCTGATCGACGAGGCGGGGCTGGGCCGGGTGGGCGAACCCACCGGTGTTCGGCTGGATCTGGTGGCGGCGGCGGCGAAAGCCGGTCAGGCGCCGATCCTGACCTGTCTGGGCGACACTGCTGACGGACGTCTGGTCAATATCAATGCGGACAGCGCTGTCCGCGCGCTGGTGCACAAGCTTCAGCCCTACAAGGTCGTTTTCCTGACCGGCACGGGCGCGCTGCTGGATGCGAACAAGCAACCGATTTCCGCGATCAACCTCGCCACCGATTATGATGACCTGATGGCGTCATCCTGGGTGGCGGGCGGCATGCGGCTGAAACTGCAGGAGATCAAGCGCCTGCTCGATGACCTGCCGCTCTCAAGCTCGGTGTCGATCACCCGGCCGGATCAACTGGCCAAAGAGCTGTTCACTCATGCCGGGTCAGGAACGCTGGTGCGCCGCGGCGAGCGCATGCTGGAACTCGAGAAGCTGGATCAGCTCGATCAAGAGCGCACGCGGCAATTGATCCGAAAGGCGTTCGGGCGCGCGCCGGTCGCTTCATATTTCGACAGCATCGACTTTGATCATGCCTTCGTCACCGAAAACTACCGGGCGGCGGCGATCACCACGCGTCTGGACGACATGGTCTATCTCGACAAGTTCGCCGTGTTGGATGAAGCGCGCGGCGAGGGTCTGGGCGGCGCTGTCTGGCGGCGTCTGATTGAGTATGCGCCGCGGCTCTACTGGCGCTCACGCACCAACAATCCGGTCAACGAGTTCTATTTCGCGACCTGTCATGGCGCGGTGAAATCGGGGCCGTGGACGGTGTTCTGGCGCGGCGAGGATGATCTGTCCAAAATCCCGGCGCGGGTCGAGCGGATCGCTGCGCTGCCGGCGACTCTTGAGGAGGGCGGCTCATGAAAACCCTCGGACTGGTCGGCGCGCGCGGGCATACCGGGCGCGAACTGATCCGATTGATCGCGGAGCGCGATGATCTGTCGCTCGATTTCGCCGTGTCTCGAGCCATGGACGGCCAACCGGTCACAGCTCTCGCCCCGGAAGCGCCTGCGGGCCTTCTGTTTGAGGCGCTGAGCCCTGAAGAGGTGGCTCAACGCC contains these protein-coding regions:
- a CDS encoding ferritin-like domain-containing protein; this translates as MTALRDLYPMPGIDPHWHVPNEFESVFDWRFDEGRTTLMHLYQKGKDMQWDAVDRIDWELDLDPENPMEMPDEAVSIYGSDVWNKMNKAERIDLRRHTQAWNISQFLQGEQGALLAASKIVQAVPDLDAKFYAATQVMDEARHVEAYRKLLGKFGVAYPMTDPLQRLVNDALSDSRWDVTYLAMQVVIEGLALAAFGTIRDLAQNPLARMVNAYVMEDEARHVAFGRLSLRDYYPQLTQKERDEREEFLVEACYLMRDRMTQSKEIYEVLGLPEKECQEFTENSEIVKLYRTMLFQRIVPIVKDIGLWGPKIQRAYEDMGVLHFAELDPQALQDEDERIAREIDGDRTGQVDAAKARRDYIHAVAAEGAAGAAE
- a CDS encoding L,D-transpeptidase family protein, producing the protein MVWRNWIAGLTLLIWLCASQAQATGRNWTARWTDAEVDALGYALAEAWTHGLDPSAYPHPDALRALPYGESRDERARAVWFALAEDLAFGVVDPRALDPDWTAPIEDVDLLTVYAEAREGAGIYESLEALAPSHPDYQALRAELVRRMALQDAPIRVPPGEGALSLGDAGPRVDALRARLRQLGLLSGETAPGAPFDARLESAVIRFQTRHNLAADGEAGASTLSELNAGDARRINQIRVNLERWRWLPSELGARHIRVNIADYGLEAWENGEVVRTHEVMIGRRYSRTPIFSEDMSIIEINPYWLTPTSLGSRWLRSFRTNPAYALSQGYRLVDLDTGARTNPYEADWANRRYRVIQVPGPNNAMGRVKFLFPNVHNVYIHDTPHRELFANAQRDDSSGCVRVQNPEDLAIWILAGEGWSAQEVVRAFDSGQTRRIRLRYVVPVHILYFTAVSDELGRIRFIHDVYDRDAALVAALSDPPLYIPPEQRQAEADEEVEGEPESELEAEPGTEPEYEPEPGAVPSP
- a CDS encoding N-acetylornithine carbamoyltransferase; translated protein: MRHFLSTEDWSRNELQSILDRARELRSSPMGDALKGKSVALMFFNPSLRTRSSFDIGVHQLGGHAIILDAQGQTWPVEFEEGAIMDGGPEEHIKEAARVLSRYADLIAIRCFPKFQDWEAEREDPLITAYAKHATVPVINMETIVHPCQELAMMLALQDRHGDVSGKDFLLTWVPHPKPLNTAVANSAILMASKMGMNVRMLIPDDVYQLDERYMDAAERFCGENDARFSVTTDVEEAYAGAHAVYAKSWGALPFYGAWEGEAPYRAKGAGFMIDDAKMALTDNATVSHCLPMRRNVKIADSVVDSPAFLGIEEAENRLHVQKAMMERLVQDSDG
- a CDS encoding acetylglutamate kinase, producing the protein MTEVKSFPERGGANAPVRSAIVQLLSNMRDGKEIREYLNRFSELDQERFAVVKVGGAIIEEDLDALAAALAFLQSVGLAPIVVHGGGPQLNATLEAAGFPEERKDGLRITPPEAIGVVRDTLTAVNVKLVQAVRDCGGRAAAVPSGVFEAELIDEAGLGRVGEPTGVRLDLVAAAAKAGQAPILTCLGDTADGRLVNINADSAVRALVHKLQPYKVVFLTGTGALLDANKQPISAINLATDYDDLMASSWVAGGMRLKLQEIKRLLDDLPLSSSVSITRPDQLAKELFTHAGSGTLVRRGERMLELEKLDQLDQERTRQLIRKAFGRAPVASYFDSIDFDHAFVTENYRAAAITTRLDDMVYLDKFAVLDEARGEGLGGAVWRRLIEYAPRLYWRSRTNNPVNEFYFATCHGAVKSGPWTVFWRGEDDLSKIPARVERIAALPATLEEGGS